TAGGAGGATATATAAATGCTATTTCTATTGTAAAATATTCCTATACTGTTTCACATTTTACAGGTCATATTTCAAAAGCTGCAATTAATATGATTAGTGGAAATTTCTTAGAAGTGTTAAAAATTATCTCTATAGTTTTTGCCTTTATAATAGGAACAACAATATCTGGATATCTAGTTGAAGGTAGGGAATTTAACTTAAAAAGAAGATATGGTTATGCCTCTGTAATATTAGGATTAGGTCTTATGTTAATGTATACTTTTGCTTATGATACTATTCTTTTCTTCTACTACCTTCCCTTTATGATTGGAGTAGAGAATGGACTTTTTGTTTCATATAAAGGAGTTGTAGTTAGAACTTCTCATATTACTGGAAGTTTAACAGATGCTGGAGTGTATATAGGACACTATTTAAAAGGAAAAAAAGAAGATAAATGGAAAATATATTTTTGTGTCTTCACTATTGTTTCTTTTATGCTTGGAGGTTTCTTTGGAATAGAAGCTTATAATATATTTCATAAAGAAGCTTTTTTAGTAGCTTCTTTTGGATATCTTTTAGTGGGGCTAGAATATTTTATTATAAGACAAAGATATAGAAAAATTGCTGAATATCCTGATTCAAAATTATATTAATCAAAAAGGAGTATAAAAAATTATGGAAAAATATGTTGTTACAAAAAGTGAAAAAGAAAGTTATCTAGAAAAATTCCCAGTTCTTCAATGTGAACATGCTTTTGGAATTGATTACGATGATTATATATCAATAAAGTGTAAAAAAATTATGGGAACTTGCACATATAGAAATAGTTTAAAAACTGAATTTATGAACTGTAAATTTTTAAAAAAATAAAAATTTAAAAAAATACTTGATTTTTTCTTCAAATAGAAGTATACTCAACACAAGATAAAAATTAAATTAAAAGGAGGTTGAATATATGTTATTACTACTTAACTTATTATTACTGTTATCACTACTGCTCTTCATGCTTAAAACTGAATACAGAAATAATATTGTTAGGGTATGGAATAATTATATTCTTCGTCTTTTATCTGAATACAGTTCAAAAAAAGCTAATTTTAGCTATTTTTAGTATAGGTTTATTTGTGTTATCTAAAAATAGGAGAATTAGTTTATTTGAGTAATAGTTTGATTGATAGGCAACCTTAACAGGTTGTCTTTTTTTTATAAAAAAATAAATGTAAATAACAATTAAGGGGGAATAATTATGAAAAAGATTAATATGTTTGTTGTTGGAGCTATGATGTTAATAGGTGGTTGTGGTAAGTCTGGAGAGGTGGCTAAGCCTGAAACTATAAAAATTGGAGGAATGGCACCATTAACAGGAGCTTTAGCAATTTATGGGGTTACAACTACTAATGGAGCAGAACTTGCAGTTAAAGAGATAAATGAAAATGGTGGAATTTTGGGTAAAAAAATAGAGTATATAATGCTTGATACTAAGGGAGATTCTACTGAAGCTGTTATGGCATACAATAAATTAGTTGATGAAAAGGTAGCAGGAATAATCGGGGAGGTCACTTCAAAGCCTACTTTAGCAGTAGCAGAGGTTGCT
This genomic interval from uncultured Fusobacterium sp. contains the following:
- a CDS encoding YoaK family protein, yielding MKVLNKMLLNWIYMLCFLGGYINAISIVKYSYTVSHFTGHISKAAINMISGNFLEVLKIISIVFAFIIGTTISGYLVEGREFNLKRRYGYASVILGLGLMLMYTFAYDTILFFYYLPFMIGVENGLFVSYKGVVVRTSHITGSLTDAGVYIGHYLKGKKEDKWKIYFCVFTIVSFMLGGFFGIEAYNIFHKEAFLVASFGYLLVGLEYFIIRQRYRKIAEYPDSKLY